From the genome of Equus asinus isolate D_3611 breed Donkey chromosome 24, EquAss-T2T_v2, whole genome shotgun sequence, one region includes:
- the GTF3C6 gene encoding general transcription factor 3C polypeptide 6 has protein sequence MAAAEEPSRGDREDGEEEEEEEEEAEQLVLVELSGIIDSDFLSKCENKCKILGIDTERPILQVDSYVFAGEYEDTLGTCVIFEENVEHVDAEGNNKTVLKYKCHTMKKLNMTRTLLTEKKEGEENIGGVEWLQIKDNDFSYRPNMICSFLHENEDEDVVVPASDKPLELEEQEIQMKDNSNLSHEQGKPLHLEIEDSGPLIDIPSFETEGSVFMETQDATLESSPR, from the exons ATGGCGGCGGCTGAGGAGCCGAGTCGCGGGGACCGGGAAGacggggaagaggaggaagaggaggaagaggaggcc GAGCAGTTGGTTTTGGTGGAATTGTCAGGAATTATTGATTCAGACTTTCTctcaaaatgtgaaaataaatgcaagatTTTG GGAATTGACACTGAGAGGCCCATTCTGCAAGTGGACAGCTATGTCTTTGCTGGCGAGTATGAAG ACACTCTTGGGACTTGTgttatatttgaagaaaatgttgAACATG TGGAtgcagaaggaaataataagacaGTGCTGAAGTATAAGTGCCATACAATGAAGAAGCTCAACATGACGAGAACTCTTctgacagaaaagaaggaaggagaagaaaacatag GTGGTGTGGAATGGCTGCAAATCAAGGATAATGATTTCTCCTATAGACCCAACATGATTTGTAGCTTTCTACatgaaaatgaagatgaagatgTTGTAGTTCCAGCCTCAGATAAACCTTTGGAGTTGGAAGAGCAAGAAATTCAAATGAAGGATAATTCAAACCTGAGTCACGAACAGGGGAAGCCACTGCACCTGGAAATAGAGGATTCTGGTCCTCTTATTGATATCCCTTCTTTTGAGACAGAAGGTTCTGTTTTTATGGAAACTCAAGATGCTACTTTAGAAAGCTCTCCTAGATGA